The following is a genomic window from Gallus gallus isolate bGalGal1 chromosome 14, bGalGal1.mat.broiler.GRCg7b, whole genome shotgun sequence.
AAGACTTATGAATATAGATGTAACAGGTAGCAGCCCTCTTGGGGCAAACCAGGGCTTCGTTCATAGGAGAAGCCTAGCAGCTggtctgtgcactgctttgtCACCATCATTACCAAAAGCCATCCCAGATAGCACCCCAGCATGAGGAAGGTTCTGACTTCAGGTATGGTCaatcccccctccctccccaagAAGCCCATAGGAAAGCAAGCCTGCACCTGGAATTGACCTCTGCCTGCTGAAGCACTGCCGGAGAAGGCATGTCACATCATTTTTGTACCTGGAAGAACCAGTGCAGAGAGctgtcagaagaaaagcaatggaGCAGGCACTGAACTGAAGCATCCTGTTTTagacaacaagaacaaaatacaaataatacaaatacaaaatagGCCAAATTCAGCTGGCCAGGTTCTAAATGCTGCTGAGATCTGGGTTCACCAATAACCCTTTCACAGGGGAGATAATTTTGGCCACCTGCTTCCAGTCTGGCTTTCCAATGGGATTTACCCACAtcacaaaaagagaaatcacTTATCAGTCCTCTAGTCACAGAATCGCCCTCAGTGCTTCCTGCTGAGCATTTCCCAAAAGAGCAGATGAATACTcctacatttctttcttttccatcacaGTTTCTACTTTGTCCAGCTCCTCAGACCAAGGCAAGAAGCCGCAGAGCCATTTCAGAAGACAGTAGCCCAGAGATTCCAAGTCACTCCGTCGAGATGGTGCTGAAAGAGAGAGTCACATGCAGAAAATGGACTGGGAGCCATCCCAGGGGAGGCCTCTCCAAAGGAGAGCAGGGACTTCAGCACTCATGGCACAACCTTGGAAGTGTCTATTTTTGAGACCCAACCAAGTGGCTAATTTGAACgtccttccagctctgcttcaaGGTCAGAGCAGAGCCTGTTTCAAGTCTGTTTTGGGCAGGGATCCAGTCTAGCTTGAAACAGATCTCATCTAAGCCAGCATGAAGCAACCCAGTTTTCTATTCCTTGCACACTTGCAGGAGCCAAGACTCCAGATGGAGCAGGAACACCCCTGCATCTCTTGCTACAGTTGCTGAGTAACCTGGCAATTCCCAACACAGCAGCCTGGAAAGAGGCTAGAGGAAATGGGCTGAACAGAAAATGGGTTCCAGGTGCACATAAAtgcctggaaagcagcagtaaCAAATGCAAGCAGGAAGCCCTAACTCCAGAGAGTCCTACTCCAGAAACAGCTCCAGCTGGGCTTGTGTCAGAAACAGACTCACCTGCTCCCTTGTGGCTGTCATGGCTGATAAACTCTACCGTGCCCTCATGAGGAGTCCTGCTGCCTTCACGCCTAGCCACATGCTTCCCTTCTGGGCAGTAACGGAAGGCGAAGTAGTAGCCTGCAAGGGTCACCTGAAAGAGCAGGAAACACACATCTGAGCATTACTGCTTGGGGCCAGGACCACAGGCTGTACATCTGCTCTGCTTGCTTCACAGAGGTCTCCACATCaaagcctgaatcttccctctGAGTAATCCCTTTATGGCACACTAGGCAGATTCTAAGGTTCCCCGCCTTCAGGTGTTAAATCTGTGCATCCCCCaatcctgcactgctgcatctgagcactgctgcatctGACTGAGCACTGCTCCCCTGCTCAAAAGCAGGAACCTGGGTGCTGCTCTGTCCCGCCTGTATGAGCCCACCACCACTGCCATTTccttgcagcactgctcccgCTCCATACCTGCGTGAGGTCTGCTGGGTTCACATAGATGTTGTCAGCTGTGATGTCCCCATGCACATACTCATTTTCCTGAAGGTACTCCAGGCAGTCCAGCTACAAGtaaacagaagagcagagtgTATCAGACCCACACACTCCTCACTCAGCACCTGGCCTTTCACTGAGCTGGACCCTGCTCGCTCATTTCTTGCAGCTGTGTGGAGGATGTCCCACAGCCTCTACTTTCAAGTGGCAGGTTTCTTTCATTCTCCTTACCTCAGATTCCTTCTATTTTACACATTGCTCAAAAGATGCTATTCAAGTTTACAAGAGGCTCAAGAGATGCTACTTTAAAGCCCCAGCAAACCCCCTGGATTAGCTTTAAAGTACCTTTAAAAGATGAGGGAGGAAGTTATATGCCTTTCCTTAACAAGTCCTTTGGAAAGTGTTGGCTCTCTACGTACCAGCCGGACTGCAATCTGAAAAGCTGCCTTCTCACTCAGGTGCAAGTTGTCATTCAGTATGGACTGAAGAGATCGCCCTAAATCAGAGAACACCAAAAACCTACAAAAGACAAAGATGTAGCAGTGCCTGCCTGGTTCAGAAACCCTGCAACAGAAACTCAAGCAATCTACCTGGATTAGACACCCCCCACTGCTTCACGCTGACCTGGGCAAAGCTTTCCTCacttaaataacaaaaatgtccTTGTGAAGGAGTTTGTTGCAGATACAAAGTctcagtctcctttttttttttttttttccttaagttaAAAAGGCAAGAATAAGGCATCCCTGGGTCAGAGGAGCAGAAGCTGCAAATGCAATGGCTACAGCAGCAACCCAGGGACTGAAGGAAACAGGATGATGAGAGGCAAAGCATTTGTTAATAAATTAGGAGCAGCACATTAAATTAGGAGCCCAGGGAACAGCAAGGAAAGAAGACAGcacacagcaagaaagaaaggaggaaagccCAGGAAGATGGCAGGTGTGGACAGAAGAGCTCAGCTGTGCCCTTCACAGAGTCACCTCACCTGTATTTATCTGCATGCAGTCCAAAGCCAACACAGCTGGGGATTCCCAGCAGAGGCAAAGAGTGCAGCTTCATCCACTTCTCCACTAGAAGGGAAAAGAGTGTGGCAGATGCCAAGCTGTTTCCATACTGATCTGCCCCAGAAATGCCAGCCTAATGTGCCAGGGTGTTGGCATGACAATGCACATAGCACTGCAGAGCAAGAATAAGACAGCAAGGATGCTGGGAATACCAGAGCGGGCTAAGGCACGTGCTTGCTATGGGGCTACATAaaacaggaaggggagaagagagagtCAGGAACAGCCATGGAGAAGCAAATTCTACAAACAGGTCTGGGAAGGATTTGATTACAGCCCTCCCAGAAGCACCGGTTTGGCAGAAATTCCCCTATCATGTCTGGCTTTGACTTAAAAACCTGAACGTGGGCAAAGTAAATACTTGATGGCAGCTGACAGAAATGCCCACAGAGGGGACACAGAAGAGCCAGGGAACAGCAGCCAGTCAGGCTGCGTGACAAAACAGCTAAGCCTGAGTAGAACAGGAGCTGCAAAATGCCAGCGCTGAGGTGTCTTAAGGTACACTACTGGAGAGCAGGCTCAGGGCTGAATTGCTCAGCACTggcacagaggaagcagcaaACTGGTTTATTCTAGTGCAGCCTTCTGAGAGACTCAGATAACAAAGGAGAGCGATGACAGTTTTCCTAACAAGCAGCCTGGTCTTCACCCTGCCAAAGAGCACCAACCTCTGTCTTTCTTTGCAGCTCGCTGGAAAAAGTTCTGTTCATTGTAGATCTTACTGTCTTTGACAtcctgaaagaaacagaaagaaaatgcattacttCAGCTACACACTTCCTGCTAGAAAGGGAAGTTTCAACACGATTGCTACAAGACCTTTCAGATGCATAGTGAAGAAGTTCCCCTGTCCCACCCtcctcaaaagagaaaaacaggaaaaaaacaaaagcaggagaACTGGGTTTGGGCCTTTTATCTCGCTATTTAGCACTGCACATCAACTCCAAGCATCAGCACAAAGTAAGGCAGCAGCTACCTCACATCTCAAGCACCACCACTAAGAAGCGACTTTGGGTTAACAGCGCCCAAACAATGCAAACCATCTGGCAGCCCAGAGTGAGCTCCACTCCTGAAGCTGTTATGTTAGGAGCCAGAGGCAACCTCCTTAGCCACAGCATGAGCGAGGTTATTTCTGCAAGCAGGTGAGTCCAAAaagcagctgttctgttttATGCTGGCTGTCAGAAAACAAGACAAGCAAGAAAGTCTGTAGTCACCACATTTCCCAAGCGTCTGGGTGATGATCAATTCTTAAAACCCATCCTTTTTTATAGCAACCAGCATTCTTGCCCTTTTAGCTGCTGCCAGGAAGTGACCCCACAGCTCACAAACCAGTACACAAGTCTGAGTGCCCACACACATTAATGTATGTATACACGTGTACTCAGCACACCACAGACTAACATGGGAGGGATGCTGTGCAGGGAGGACGTGGGCGTTCCACACCCTGCTGTGTTTGATACCACAGGTCCCACCCATGAGGGGCTGTGCTTTTTGCAGGATCAGCAGTCTCCAGACAGCACAAATAACCACATCCCCAAAGATATTTTATCGTGCATCTTGCCTAGAAAGCCAATGTGAACTGTCAAACCCAGGAACTGAAACACCCTCTGCTGCAAAGCCAGGAGGTGCCAAAGTCACAAGTAACGGGAGCTGGGAGCGTTATGCTCACAAGCAGGCAGAGCTCCCCACCTGCTGGTCCTACTGCTGTAGCAGTtagctgtttcttctcattaATAACACTGCTTTCACTCTCTGACACGGCTCCTCTCTGACAGCAGAGCAAGTAATTTCACAAGGACATGTGAGTGGGCACCAGCAGGGCCCCCACCGAGCCATCATTCATCCACCAAactgcagccacagagcagctaTTACCGAAAACACCACATTTCTGGAGAAGCCGACCCACTGGCAAGTGCCCAGGGATGCAAAGATGTGCTCTGGCATCGAGTCTCTCAGTGCTGGTTCATGGCACTGCCTTGGCACCGTCACCCAATTCTGCTATCCCCAGCTGCTCCAGACTGCGGCAGCATTTGTGCACGTCAGACCAACACAGCACATCTGACACTAATGAAACGATAACTCCACCTCACACCACTGGATCCACTTCTACACATCACTGAGCCTGCTGGATGGAAGAGCAGCACCCTCCTGGGATGAAGGTTTTCTGTTGTCATTTTAAACTGAATCCTCCTACCTAATTGCCTTTGCACCATGAGGGGAAGAGCCAAGCAAGAAGCTCCTGAGGAGTTTTACCTGTCCCCTAAGCTGCCTCACTTCCCTAAGGGATACACCCGCAGCAATGAGGACAGCGAGCCAGTGCCCACTGCCCAGGACAGCACAGCTTTGGCCTCTCAGAGCACATTCTCTGCGTTCCTTGGACACTCTGGTGATACAGAGCAGACGGGTCAGGCCCAGGATGCAGCACTACACACTATTCCTTACCCAAGCATATCAAAACTCACAAGTTTGAGGGAGAATCTTTGCTTTTGAGGACAGGTTCCAGATGCTGACTGTGCTGTGGAAGGATGGAACAGATGTGGTTACAGAGCATGGAAAAGAGGTACCCGCAGTGTCAGCTGCATcgctcagcactgcctgcacagCTGACTTCTACTGatcctctgcttccttctcttaGCCTCTGCAAAAGCATCCTCTGTGACGGTGCTTTCCAGTGCTTCTACAAAACAACTCTTACCTtgctctgggagcacagcaccCCGACATGGCTGcaggtgcagctctgctcaATTCACACGAGCACCTGGAGCTACAGCAGTGGGGGCTTTGAGGGTGGTACATAAAGAACAAATTGTTAGCAGAACCTCCAAGGCACCCCCCGTTAACGTGGTGAGCACTCCCTCCAGCTCACTTCGCGGTTTATCAGAGCTGGATGAGATCAGAGCCCCTTCTCCCCCTTGGGGGTGTCAGTTACACGTGACAAAATTCCCCCAGCATTCTCACCCATTACCTCACCCTGGGGAAGCTTCTGCTGTTCTGCCCTCTGCCTGAGTGCTACACACAGCTGCTACCTGCAGTATCGATGACAGCACCCTCTGCTGCACAACACCCTTCCCTTCTTCTCACACCACACCTGCAGATGCACAGCCTGCGTTGTGCAGCAGTGAAAGTGAGCATAACGATGCTAAAGCCAAACATCGGGTAAAGCTTCGGAGGGGGAAAAACTCCTCCTGAGCAGCTCCCAGGATAAACAGCAGAGGATGTGACTGAAATGCCTCCCTCGGAAGCCTACGACCGCCCAAGGGAGCAGCCCAGCGCCCGACCGGGTTCCTGTCTGCCCGAGGCAGGCCGAGCCCCGAACTGACGCGTGGTCAGCGCCTACACTACAGCACCCGCGACACAGAGACGTGGGCCGGAAGGACGAGGGGCGGCAGCAGCGCAGCCACGGCCGCTTTCTGCCGACACGCACGGCAGCGTGAAGCGCTCAGTGCCGACGCCCGCCCTCACGGTCCGGAGGCCTCGGGGACgcgtgtcccccccccccccccccggctcggGGCCCCGCCCGGTCCCGCACCTTCGTAGAGCAGCCCGCAGCCTCCCTGCTCCAGCAACCGCCGCAGCCTCCAGCGCCCGGCGCCGCGGTCCCTCAGCTCCTCGCCGTCCGGGAGCGgctccgcggggccgggccgggccttGCGGGGCGAGGAGGAACCGCGCCGCGCCGCGGCACacggcgggcggggcggggtgcGGGCGGCCGGCGAGGAAAGCCCGGGCCAGGGCTCGCTCCGCACACCCCcagcggcggccgcggggctcGGGGCCTGCTGCAGCGGCGGGCCGGCCGCGTCCCTCGGTGGCGGCGGTGCCGGCAGTCTGTCGCCGCAGGCCGGGCAGAACCTGAAGGTGGGCTCCACGCCGCCCCCGCACTGCGGGCAGAACCGGGTCACCCTGCGGGCACAGCACACACGGTGTCACGGCCGGACCGGAGCGGCACGGCGCGGCCCGCTCGCTCCTCGCCACCACCTGTGGCAAACGCGGGGcggctcctcctcctgctgctgctgctgctcctccacccgccccgcgccgccatCACGCGCGACCCCAACCGCCGCACGGCGCCGACCGCGGCCCCGCGTCGCCATCGCAGTGCCCGGCGGGAGCGCGCATGCGCACAGTGAGGGGGGTTCCGGCCCAAGGGGTGGGCGGGAAGGGGAAATTGAAAGGGAAGCGGAAGggcagagaaagggaaggggaagagaataaaaaggaaggagaagagaagagctgCGCTGTCACTGCTACCGCCACCTCAAGAGGCCTTCCCAGGCGCTGGCCCAAGGAGGTCCCACAAAAACCACGACGTCAGGAAGAGAATGCCTGGTAATCCAACACACAAAGTGCTTTACCAAGACAGAGCCCATAAGGCCGAGAGAAACTGTGAGGAACGTGGTGGGAAAAGGCGGGCAGGAAAGCACaagaagggacctcaaggatcatgaagctccaacctccAGACCCcggcagggccaccaacctccacatttcataccagcccaggctgcccagggccccatccagcctggccttgaacacctccagggatggacggggcatccacagcctctctgggcagctgttccaacacctcaccattctcctggtaaagaacttccccctgacatccaacctacaTCTTCCCTCCTCTGActaaaaaccatttccccttgccctgccaTTATCTACCAATGTGAAGAGTTGccttccctcctgtttgtaggctccctttaggcaCTGGAAggttgcagtgaggtcacctcacagccttctcttctccaggctgaacaagcccagctccctcagcttaTCTTCATGGTTTCTTAACTTGCCGAGGGCTTTGCATCTTGCTGCTTTCCCTCTTAGCAAAAGAAATTGAGGACCCTGCACAGAACATAACATGAGGCTCAAATAATAAGTCTACTGCATctccaggagaaaagaaagctaaagCAAGGCCTTGAATATTCCCCCAATAGCTAAATGCTGCAGGCTTTGGGTGCTTTCCAGTAAGCTTACTGTAAAACAATATAGTGCCCCTAGCGTTGTTAACTAAAAAGTGCCTGATTTAGTTCAGTGCCTGGCTTTGCCCTTCTCTGCATAGTCTTCAGCTGTTAACAGTGACCTTGACTAACACTGTAATGCGATGGCAAGCCCAGCAGTAACAGCAGAGTAGCAAGGTCCtgagctgcagcaagtgagggtttgctcaaatgcaactgctgagagcacagaaacaaaggaaagagtctgcttaccttcagaagacctCAGGTAGGCAGGAGTCTCCAACAACATACTCTCaactccactgccaacccttaaaggaggtctgggaaggggtagatcctggctccacccctcccagTCACTcagtacattgcatgcacctgagctcccctgggttggccttgccttcccaccaggtgctccatcactgcttcagacCATGACTTAGCACACTCCACCCCTCACAGTCTGAACCAATGATAGAGCAAGCTGAAGGTAAGCCCTTTCCATTATGTTGATCCAGTATACCGCAATGCTTTGTACAATTTGCCCATCACGGTGAAGATTGACAAAATATAAGACAACTGATAATTGCATCATAGTTGAAGTTCATGTTCCTTTGTGGGCCAGTACTCGATGGTTCTCCTGGAGGCACATAGTTGTTTGGACCAGGGAAGGTTTGGATCGCATTCCATCAGTCCCATATAGTCCACCACCAGGTGTCATGCTGAACTTACAGTGACACTGGAGCATCTTGATGTCATATTGCTCCTCCTGGTGATCCTGTGGACTCAAAGAGACTCACAGGGAGCAGTACAGATGTTTCAGAGGTAACAGAAGGGTCCATCCTCCACAGCAAGATAAAGGCCATGTTCCTGTCCTGGGTCAACACTTCGGCTTGCACTGGGGCATGTCCCAGCCATCTGTACCATAACCTTTGGCCCAATATCTGAGGCTGCATAACTATATCAGGTACCAAAGGGGCAGTCCTGATTTGCCACAGGGACATGATGAAGGTCCCCTTAGCAACGAAAACTGGAGTGTTGACCAAGATGTCTGCCATGTACCTATTACTGGGGAGACTATAGATCCTCCAACCTCCAATAATCTCCCCCAAAgtgcaagtaggccacaccactttGGTCCTACTTGCACCTTCCGAGGCCATTCTGTTCTATGCGTAGCTGGTTCTAGgttctcaggggcagggagcagaagattattttcattgccaGTTTGGGGTCTCACCTGACTATTGGTGCGCATAATTCGGATACTAAGCAGGGAGGCCCATGTTGTCTGTAGCATCTTCAGGGCAATGAGTTTGTAGTCTCTAGGCCTTTTGTTCAGGTCCTAGAGGATTTCATAGTCTCTTTGTCTACTCCAGCAGGGACTGAgagtctgtcttcagggcagccTTAAGCATTCAATAAGGCCTGCCGCTGTTGGATTATCTGGCAGGTGGAATTGCCACTCAATGTTGTTCTCTTCTGCCCAGCGTTGTACCATTGCACCAGTGAAATGAGTCCCTTGGTCACTCTTGATGACTTGAGGTGTCCCGTAGGCAGCCATCAACTTGGTGAGTGCACTGATGATATAAGCCCAGTTCACTGTTGGTACCGGATAGGCCTGCAGTAGCTCACTTGCTGTGCCAACACAGGTTGGGGCATATCTCAACACCTCAGACCAAGAGAGGGGCCCAgtgtaatcaacctgccattGCTGGAGAGGGCTGTGTCCTTtagcaagatgggctgttgtttcAGGCAACAATCTCGGTCTCATCTTGGAGCATCACAGTCTCGGCATGCCTGGGCGATGTCAGATAGCTGTatgggcagcccccatgctttagcagctgcccacattgtcttttgtccagCATGCTGCAGCTTCTGATGTAACCAGCAGGTGATGTTCTCAGATGGTGAATCCTCAATCCATCAAATGCAGGCCAGTGTGTCGGCTTCATCATTTCCCAGTGACTGTAGAGGTTGGCGGCCAGAAATGTGGTTGACATGTACGGTCCTGTGTGTAACCACATTCCATATGTCTAACCATATATCTCTGACCCAGATTGGTCAGGTGTGGATAGTCTATTCCTGTGTGACCCACTGTGCAGTCCAAAGAGTGAGTCCCCTGTACACACCCCAAATATCTGTGCAGATATTCAGTATATCATCACGGGGTTCCTTGGCTAtaaccatccacacagctcacagttctgcccattggctACTCTGACCATCCCTCTCTTCAAACCAGATTGTTTCAGTGGAGGGATCATATGCCACTGCTCACCACTTGCTCAGGTTACCCTTGCTGGACCCATCTGTATACCAGGTATCTTCAGGAACAGGATATTTCCCTTCTTGCACAGGACTTCTCTCCAGTGGAGCGATCATTGTCTCTTCTGGCACGTAGCCATGATACATCACCAGGCCTAGGTGATGCTCTTCTTCCaatggtgatgaagacagactactcCTCTGCCTGAGATAGGCAACCCATCGTGCCACCATTTGTGCTTGGGCCACCCATCTTAGGAAGGTGGTCAAATCTTTCACCTACCCCTGAATTGGCTAGGTGGTCTTAACTATGACTTCAGTTGTTTGGGTTATTGGCTCTACTGCCTGTAACGTGGAGTAGGCaccaataactgtttttcaatccCAAACACATCCTGGGTTACATGGACATCTAGTTTGGCTGGAAGGATAGGACTGAGTATACCCAGTGCCTGGGCCTGTTCTGACAATAGATTGGTGAATGCACGTACCTTTGTGGCAGAACCTGGAAGGtctgctgcctgcctccccatgTAAATGCAAACTGACCTTGGGATTCTTCGTGGATGGGAATGCTGAAGGATGCATTTGCCAAGTCTAGGACACTATGGTAGGTTTTTATTTCCCTACTCAATGTGTCCATCAGGGAGGCAATattgggtacagctgcatgaaTGGTGGTGTGACTTTATTTAATTCTTTGTAATCCACGGTCATCCTCCACATGCTCTCTGACTTCCCTACTGGGCATATGGGGAAATTATATGGGCTATGTGCAGGTATTATGATCCCAGCATTTTCTAGTTCCTGCACCATTCTAGAGATTTCCTCTTGCCCTCTCAGAGTCTACACTAT
Proteins encoded in this region:
- the VRK3 gene encoding inactive serine/threonine-protein kinase VRK3 isoform X2; amino-acid sequence: MATRGRGRRRAAVGVARDGGAGRVEEQQQQQEEEPPRVCHRVTRFCPQCGGGVEPTFRFCPACGDRLPAPPPPRDAAGPPLQQAPSPAAAAGGVRSEPWPGLSSPAARTPPRPPCAAARRGSSSPRKARPGPAEPLPDGEELRDRGAGRWRLRRLLEQGGCGLLYEAQSASGTCPQKQRFSLKLVSFDMLGMSKTVRSTMNRTFSSELQRKTELDCLEYLQENEYVHGDITADNIYVNPADLTQVTLAGYYFAFRYCPEGKHVARREGSRTPHEGTVEFISHDSHKGAAPSRRSDLESLGYCLLKWLCGFLPWSEELDKVETVMEKKEMYKNDVTCLLRQCFSRQRSIPDALQSYLQQVMALEYEEKPNYEALRQLFKKPLQMLKASAYDSVDIMIVP
- the VRK3 gene encoding inactive serine/threonine-protein kinase VRK3 isoform X1, which encodes MATRGRGRRRAAVGVARDGGAGRVEEQQQQQEEEPPRVCHRVTRFCPQCGGGVEPTFRFCPACGDRLPAPPPPRDAAGPPLQQAPSPAAAAGGVRSEPWPGLSSPAARTPPRPPCAAARRGSSSPRKARPGPAEPLPDGEELRDRGAGRWRLRRLLEQGGCGLLYEAQSASGTCPQKQRFSLKLDVKDSKIYNEQNFFQRAAKKDRVEKWMKLHSLPLLGIPSCVGFGLHADKYRFLVFSDLGRSLQSILNDNLHLSEKAAFQIAVRLLDCLEYLQENEYVHGDITADNIYVNPADLTQVTLAGYYFAFRYCPEGKHVARREGSRTPHEGTVEFISHDSHKGAAPSRRSDLESLGYCLLKWLCGFLPWSEELDKVETVMEKKEMYKNDVTCLLRQCFSRQRSIPDALQSYLQQVMALEYEEKPNYEALRQLFKKPLQMLKASAYDSVDIMIVP